CCCCGCTTCGGGCCGGCGGGGACGACGGTGCAGACGTCCATGCCCAGTCGCCGCTCGAAGAACTCCTCGTACGCGATGACGTAGGTGTAGAAGAACACCAGGTTGCCGGACTTGTCGAGAACGAAACTGCCGTGTCCGGCGTTCGGATAGACCGCACTCGGGTGGTTGTTGCCGTAGCCGATGGGGTTCTGCTGGGTGACCTTGAAGCCGGAGAGCGGTTTGTTCGACGTCATCACGCCGGTCGCGTAGGTGGTGAACTCCGTGCCACCGGACGCGACCGAGAGGTAGTACGTGTCCCTCACCTTGAACAGCTGCGAACCCTCCACGTACCCATGCGTGTAGGTCGCCTTGTTGTCACCGATGTGCTGCCACTCCTGGCGCGGGTCGAAGGTCCAGAGCACGACCGGGTCGCTGATGAGCTGCCGAGGATTGTTCGGGTCGAGTTCGGCGCCCATGATCGGTGAGCCGATGTTGTACGTCAGGTACAGCCGGCCGTCCGTGTCCAGGAAGAACTGCACGTCGCCGACGCTCAGGGTCTGGCCGGTCGGGCGCAGGAAACTCCCCATGCTGGTCCACGGCCCGGTGGGCGAGTCCGATCGATAGACCGGCGTGTTGTTGCCGGCCATGTAGAACGCCTCGCCGATCTGCACGACCGTCGGTGCGACCAGGCCCAGGTTCATCTCATGCGGCGTCCAGGTCAGGTAGTCGGTGGTGGACCAGACGGTGCGGTTGTTGTTCGGTGCGTTCTGCATCGCGCCCGACGCGTAGAGATAGATGGTCCCGTCGACGTTCAGCGCGGACCAGTCCGCCCCGGTCCGGGCGGAGTTCTCCGAGATCCTGCTGAAACCGACGGTGGACCGGCTCGCGAGCGTCCGCCCGGACGCTGCCGTCCACGTCGGCAGGTTCAAGCTGGCCGGGATCTGCGAGGTGTTGGCGACATTCGCGTCCGT
This genomic stretch from Micromonospora krabiensis harbors:
- a CDS encoding family 43 glycosylhydrolase — its product is MTQTYVNPINLPGMAVRNIVGTMPPTDANVANTSQIPASLNLPTWTAASGRTLASRSTVGFSRISENSARTGADWSALNVDGTIYLYASGAMQNAPNNNRTVWSTTDYLTWTPHEMNLGLVAPTVVQIGEAFYMAGNNTPVYRSDSPTGPWTSMGSFLRPTGQTLSVGDVQFFLDTDGRLYLTYNIGSPIMGAELDPNNPRQLISDPVVLWTFDPRQEWQHIGDNKATYTHGYVEGSQLFKVRDTYYLSVASGGTEFTTYATGVMTSNKPLSGFKVTQQNPIGYGNNHPSAVYPNAGHGSFVLDKSGNLVFFYTYVIAYEEFFERRLGMDVCTVVPAGPKRGAIDCELSNTPQLAPGRKISGRDDVGLYNVATNSQAYWASSYAPGRNPYYGSDRLLSTWWEPADGDTAPTYIRGFGTVFHISAAQIQWKELGRTFTKDNAVRYTLEYKDIPTNTWRPLVDRSTNTTAYTADYVTFDRVLTNAVRLKVLGTNENVKVGVHELNVFGENYNLAVEKGMLTP